Proteins encoded by one window of Electrophorus electricus isolate fEleEle1 chromosome 17, fEleEle1.pri, whole genome shotgun sequence:
- the LOC113584510 gene encoding M-phase phosphoprotein 9 isoform X2, with protein sequence MSTDDSISEDVSSSVALSHDQISANGGKESEASGVSSEDTVSGLAVPEEDRSGALQVRALEGFLQVAEGAELTHPLDIPARNISHKLRNLCLRTEEEFGSGRNLPFINPSSLETLRALVQEIQSSGETDPEVWKNCEGRWLQLFQLVEKQYQEQILAQQEQYQCQIQLIQDEIKALVQLQNRPNPTKAEPPGHVTNDSQRCVPGAGPTSSTVDPQENSDEGPVTVLSSGYGTLSAWEPTPEPGPPHVAEGRGGAPWLARQQGSSLARSPLAETSLQVRDAVLNISAPPTGTPQATASAVTSPPADEQRLNSQLLTSWAQRQKHRQKRTKVAQKRSPPTKRREDCRPDSSPKEHMASMDEPGCTGVYSKPVALKRSDSLVSEASGLTYWKLEESELYHPLPDSFESLSFFLMQEVSVNQPLADEARLSLSLKEIYQRKQKGDPKGQEWDSLITSDASSLQVLPLDPTVPARPSERTSGFTSPSRFSSPSLTGRSRLCPAAGVGPVSPDSVAALPSGTDTDCVSNASSLSTQPGLERSPVSPIPCAPPTQLGNSEDEGSHTASVTLRPARLPRRERRPSGRGPDASTSLDDPVVLSLLRQNLREKHARHIADVRAYYEAEISTLREKLDLASLPLDVEKSNQILLERCEHLERALTEASVRIQELENRNRHLERQLADWPERYAAAGSAVRALQLHLKESERSGREKEAAVSRLRSRMRQLEQAAQSACRDALEKDAHAKKEHKMLQDLLQEYDSLRKDHEGVKDNLVVTENKLFDANEEISDLKRIISKLEAQVKQLEHENMAKTRQAPKSHTQPSGAGLFHHPDLLLSPGQRQRDLESSRKSTGLPNKTAIHSEGRVSPPERERAQEQTARRDVPLAPVMKALIQMEDTKATEGRALAKSARLGRRRPTVAFVDNIRESFLEQGASVLRPQRSLSPEGHRSSSLPPRTQRAGLPSTPTKRETLIQPLSAKSSPKRCPTENVSTAFGRPLPCQQHLHTRFSWHLDKRGSSAGARLRFTPTEGSEANAQSGMGWAEPTGSSDVEELTMPPGQEEQTAADASLLPHDPGDEASLSYHSRVRSLADAERLFDELTQEKQQIEAALSRIPAAGARASLQTKLDEVTLENRLEKVNRDLGHIRMTLKRFNILRSSVNI encoded by the exons ATGTCCACAGATGACAGCATCTCAGAGGACGTGTCCAGCTCCGTGGCTCTGAGCCACGATCAAATTAGTGCCAATGGCGGGAAGGAGAGTGAGGCATCTGGTGTGTCTTCAGAGGACACGGTGTCAGGCCTGGCTGTCCCCGAGGAGGACCGCTCTGGTGCCCTCCAAGTGCGGGCCCTGGAAGGCTTCCTCCAGGTCGCCGAAGGAGCTGAGCTAACCCATCCCTTGGACATACCAGCGCGCAACATTTCCCACAAACTAAG GAATCTATGTCTTCGTACTGAGGAGGAGTTTGGCTCAGGGAGGAACTTGCCCTTCATCAACCCCAGCTCTTTGGAGACCCTTCGTGCGCTGGTGCAGGAGATCCAGAGCAGCGGTGAGACCGACCCCGAGGTGTGGAAGAACTGTGAG GGCAGGTGGCTGCAGCTCTTTCAGCTGGTGGAAAAGCAATACCAAGAACAAATTCTTGCTCAGCAAGAACAGTACCAGTGCCAAATCCAG CTCATTCAGGATGAGATCAAAGCGTTGGTGCAGCTACAGAACCGGCCCAACCCCACCAAGGCAGAGCCTCCGGGGCACGTAACAAATGACAGCCAGAGGTGCGTGCCGGGGGCGGGACCCACATCTTCTACGGTCGACCCGCAGGAGAACTCCGATGAGGGGCCGGTGACAGTCCTGAGCAGCGGCTATGGGACGCTGTCAGCCTGGGAGCCCACGCCGGAGCCGGGACCGCCCCATGTggctgaggggagggggggCGCGCCGTGGCTCGCCAGACAGCAGGGCAGCAGTCTTGCACGTTCTCCTTTAGCTGAAACAAGCCTGCAGGTGCGGGATGCTGTCCTGAACATCTCCGCCCCTCCCACTGGCACACCTCAAGCGACTGCCTCTGCTGTGACTAGCCCCCCTGCTGATGAGCAGAGACTAAACAG TCAACTGCTGACCTCCTGGGCCCAGAGGCAGAAACACAGGCAAAAGAGAACCAAAGTGGCCCAAAAGCGTTCACCGCCGACgaagaggagagaggactgCAGGCCAGACAGCTCTCCAAAGGAGCACATGGCCAGCATGGATGAG CCTGGTTGCACTGGAGTGTATTCAAAACCCGTTGCTCTGAAGAGAAGTGACAGTCTCGTGTCTGAAGCCTCAG GTCTGACCTACTGGAAGTTGGAGGAGAGCGAGCTCTATCACCCTCTACCTGACAGCTTTGAaagtctttctttcttcctaatGCAGGAAGTGTCTGTGAACCAG CCTCTAGCAGATGAGGCcagactctctctgtctctaaagGAGATCTATCAGAGGAAGCAGAAGGGAGACCCCAAAGGCCAGGAGTGGGACTCCCTCATCACCTCTGATGCGTCCTCCCTTCAG GTGCTGCCTCTGGACCCCACGGTGCCAGCGAGGCCGTCGGAGCGCACGTCGGGCTTCACGTCACCCTCCCGCTTCAGCAGTCCGTCTCTCACGGGCCGGTCCCGCCTCTGCCCCGCTGCCGGCGTCGGCCCCGTCAGCCCAGACTCTGTGGCAGCACTGCCCAGCGGCACCGACACCGACTGCGTGTCCAATGCTAGCAGTCTGTCCACCCAGCCCGGCCTCGAGCGGAGCCCGGTCTCTCCGATCCCTTGCGCCCCGCCAACCCAGCTGGGCAACAGCGAGGACGAAGGCAGCCACACGGCCTCGGTGACGCTGCGGCCGGCGCGGCTGCCCAGACGAGAGCGGCGCCCGAGCGGCAGGGGGCCAGACGCTTCCACCTCTCTGGATGACCCCGTGGTCCTCTCGCT GCTGAGGCAGAACCTGAGGGAGAAACACGCACGGCACATAGCAGACGTCCGCGCCTACTACGAGGCCGAGATCAGCACACTGAGAGAGAAGCTGGACCTGGCTAGTTTACCCCTGGATGTGGAGAAGAGCAACCAGATCTTGCTAGAGAG GTGTGAGCACCTGGAGAGAGCCCTCACAGAGGCCAGCGTGCGAATCCAGGAACTGGAGAACAGAAACCGGCACCTGGAGAGACAGCTG GCGGACTGGCCGGAGCGCTACGCCGCCGCTGGTTCGGCGGTGCGGGCCCTACAGCTTCACCTGAAGGAGAGCGAGCGGAGCGGCAGGGAGAAGGAGGCGGCTGTGTCCAGGCTGAGGAGCCGCATGCGCCAGCTGGAGCAGGCGGCGCAGAGTGCCTGCAGGGATGCCCTCGAGAAGGACGCCCACGCCAAGAAGGAGCACAAGATGCTCCAGGAC CTTCTTCAGGAGTACGACTCGTTAAGAAAGGATCACGAGGGAGTTAag GACAATTTGGTGGTGACTGAGAATAAACTCTTTGATGCCAATGAAGAAATATCAGATCTGAAGAG GATCATCTCCAAACTGGAGGCCCAAGTTAAACAGCTGGAGCACGAGAACATGGCTAAAACTCGCCAGGCTCCCAAGAGCCACACTCAGCCTTCCGGAGCAGG TTTATTCCACCACCCTGATCTGCTGCTGTCACCAGGCCAAAGGCAACGTGATCTGGAATCTAGCAGGAAGAGCACTGGGCTTCCCAATAAGACAGCCATCCACTCAGAAGG ACGCGTCTCGCCCCCTGAAAGAGAGCGAGCTCAAGAGCAGACGGCCAGGAGGGACGTCCCACTGGCTCCGGTGATGAAGGCTCTGATTCAGATGGAGGACACTAAGGCCACGGAGGGCCGGGCCCTGGCAAAGAGCGCCA gGTTAGGAAGGAGGAGACCCACCGTTGCATTTGTAGACAACATAAGGGAGTCTTTTCTGGAGCAGGGGGCATCTGTGCTTCGGCCCCAGAGGAGCCTCTCTCCCGAGGGCCACCGCTCCTCGTCCCTGCCCCCCAGGACCCAGAGGGCAGGCCTTCCCTCCACACCCA caaagAGAGAAACCCTGATACAGCCCCTTTCAGCCAAGTCTAGTCCCAAGCGATGCCCGACGGAGAACGTCTCCACAGCTTTCGGTCGCCCCCTGCCCTGCCAGCAGCACCTCCATACCAG GTTCAGTTGGCACTTGGATAAGAGAGGTTCCAGCGCCGGTGCGAGACTGCGCTTCACGCCCACGGAGGGATCAGAAG CTAATGCACAGTCTGGCATGGGGTGGGCAGAGCCTACTGGAAGCAGTGACGTGGAGGAGCTGACCATGCCCCCCGGGCAGGAGGAGCAGACGGCTGCAGATGCGTCCCTACTTCCCCACGACCCCGGTGATGAGGCCAGCCTCTCCTATCACTCTCGCGTCCGCTCCCTGGCAGACGCTGAAAGGCTGTTTGACGAGCTCACGCAGGAGAAACAGCAG ATTGAGGCAGCACTGAGTCGAATACCGGCAGCTGGGGCCAGGGCCTCCTTGCAGACCAAGCTCGATGAG GTGACATTAGAGAACCGGCTGGAGAAGGTGAATCGGGATTTAGGACACATCCGCATGACTCTGAAACGATTCAACATTCTTCGTTCTTCTGTCAACATATAG
- the LOC113584510 gene encoding M-phase phosphoprotein 9 isoform X3 produces MSTDDSISEDVSSSVALSHDQISANGGKESEASGVSSEDTVSGLAVPEEDRSGALQVRALEGFLQVAEGAELTHPLDIPARNISHKLRNLCLRTEEEFGSGRNLPFINPSSLETLRALVQEIQSSGETDPEVWKNCEGRWLQLFQLVEKQYQEQILAQQEQYQCQIQLIQDEIKALVQLQNRPNPTKAEPPGHVTNDSQRCVPGAGPTSSTVDPQENSDEGPVTVLSSGYGTLSAWEPTPEPGPPHVAEGRGGAPWLARQQGSSLARSPLAETSLQVRDAVLNISAPPTGTPQATASAVTSPPADEQRLNSQLLTSWAQRQKHRQKRTKVAQKRSPPTKRREDCRPDSSPKEHMASMDEPGCTGVYSKPVALKRSDSLVSEASGLTYWKLEESELYHPLPDSFESLSFFLMQEVSVNQEIYQRKQKGDPKGQEWDSLITSDASSLQQVLPLDPTVPARPSERTSGFTSPSRFSSPSLTGRSRLCPAAGVGPVSPDSVAALPSGTDTDCVSNASSLSTQPGLERSPVSPIPCAPPTQLGNSEDEGSHTASVTLRPARLPRRERRPSGRGPDASTSLDDPVVLSLLRQNLREKHARHIADVRAYYEAEISTLREKLDLASLPLDVEKSNQILLERCEHLERALTEASVRIQELENRNRHLERQLADWPERYAAAGSAVRALQLHLKESERSGREKEAAVSRLRSRMRQLEQAAQSACRDALEKDAHAKKEHKMLQDLLQEYDSLRKDHEGVKDNLVVTENKLFDANEEISDLKRIISKLEAQVKQLEHENMAKTRQAPKSHTQPSGAGLFHHPDLLLSPGQRQRDLESSRKSTGLPNKTAIHSEGRVSPPERERAQEQTARRDVPLAPVMKALIQMEDTKATEGRALAKSARLGRRRPTVAFVDNIRESFLEQGASVLRPQRSLSPEGHRSSSLPPRTQRAGLPSTPTKRETLIQPLSAKSSPKRCPTENVSTAFGRPLPCQQHLHTRFSWHLDKRGSSAGARLRFTPTEGSEANAQSGMGWAEPTGSSDVEELTMPPGQEEQTAADASLLPHDPGDEASLSYHSRVRSLADAERLFDELTQEKQQIEAALSRIPAAGARASLQTKLDEVTLENRLEKVNRDLGHIRMTLKRFNILRSSVNI; encoded by the exons ATGTCCACAGATGACAGCATCTCAGAGGACGTGTCCAGCTCCGTGGCTCTGAGCCACGATCAAATTAGTGCCAATGGCGGGAAGGAGAGTGAGGCATCTGGTGTGTCTTCAGAGGACACGGTGTCAGGCCTGGCTGTCCCCGAGGAGGACCGCTCTGGTGCCCTCCAAGTGCGGGCCCTGGAAGGCTTCCTCCAGGTCGCCGAAGGAGCTGAGCTAACCCATCCCTTGGACATACCAGCGCGCAACATTTCCCACAAACTAAG GAATCTATGTCTTCGTACTGAGGAGGAGTTTGGCTCAGGGAGGAACTTGCCCTTCATCAACCCCAGCTCTTTGGAGACCCTTCGTGCGCTGGTGCAGGAGATCCAGAGCAGCGGTGAGACCGACCCCGAGGTGTGGAAGAACTGTGAG GGCAGGTGGCTGCAGCTCTTTCAGCTGGTGGAAAAGCAATACCAAGAACAAATTCTTGCTCAGCAAGAACAGTACCAGTGCCAAATCCAG CTCATTCAGGATGAGATCAAAGCGTTGGTGCAGCTACAGAACCGGCCCAACCCCACCAAGGCAGAGCCTCCGGGGCACGTAACAAATGACAGCCAGAGGTGCGTGCCGGGGGCGGGACCCACATCTTCTACGGTCGACCCGCAGGAGAACTCCGATGAGGGGCCGGTGACAGTCCTGAGCAGCGGCTATGGGACGCTGTCAGCCTGGGAGCCCACGCCGGAGCCGGGACCGCCCCATGTggctgaggggagggggggCGCGCCGTGGCTCGCCAGACAGCAGGGCAGCAGTCTTGCACGTTCTCCTTTAGCTGAAACAAGCCTGCAGGTGCGGGATGCTGTCCTGAACATCTCCGCCCCTCCCACTGGCACACCTCAAGCGACTGCCTCTGCTGTGACTAGCCCCCCTGCTGATGAGCAGAGACTAAACAG TCAACTGCTGACCTCCTGGGCCCAGAGGCAGAAACACAGGCAAAAGAGAACCAAAGTGGCCCAAAAGCGTTCACCGCCGACgaagaggagagaggactgCAGGCCAGACAGCTCTCCAAAGGAGCACATGGCCAGCATGGATGAG CCTGGTTGCACTGGAGTGTATTCAAAACCCGTTGCTCTGAAGAGAAGTGACAGTCTCGTGTCTGAAGCCTCAG GTCTGACCTACTGGAAGTTGGAGGAGAGCGAGCTCTATCACCCTCTACCTGACAGCTTTGAaagtctttctttcttcctaatGCAGGAAGTGTCTGTGAACCAG GAGATCTATCAGAGGAAGCAGAAGGGAGACCCCAAAGGCCAGGAGTGGGACTCCCTCATCACCTCTGATGCGTCCTCCCTTCAG CAGGTGCTGCCTCTGGACCCCACGGTGCCAGCGAGGCCGTCGGAGCGCACGTCGGGCTTCACGTCACCCTCCCGCTTCAGCAGTCCGTCTCTCACGGGCCGGTCCCGCCTCTGCCCCGCTGCCGGCGTCGGCCCCGTCAGCCCAGACTCTGTGGCAGCACTGCCCAGCGGCACCGACACCGACTGCGTGTCCAATGCTAGCAGTCTGTCCACCCAGCCCGGCCTCGAGCGGAGCCCGGTCTCTCCGATCCCTTGCGCCCCGCCAACCCAGCTGGGCAACAGCGAGGACGAAGGCAGCCACACGGCCTCGGTGACGCTGCGGCCGGCGCGGCTGCCCAGACGAGAGCGGCGCCCGAGCGGCAGGGGGCCAGACGCTTCCACCTCTCTGGATGACCCCGTGGTCCTCTCGCT GCTGAGGCAGAACCTGAGGGAGAAACACGCACGGCACATAGCAGACGTCCGCGCCTACTACGAGGCCGAGATCAGCACACTGAGAGAGAAGCTGGACCTGGCTAGTTTACCCCTGGATGTGGAGAAGAGCAACCAGATCTTGCTAGAGAG GTGTGAGCACCTGGAGAGAGCCCTCACAGAGGCCAGCGTGCGAATCCAGGAACTGGAGAACAGAAACCGGCACCTGGAGAGACAGCTG GCGGACTGGCCGGAGCGCTACGCCGCCGCTGGTTCGGCGGTGCGGGCCCTACAGCTTCACCTGAAGGAGAGCGAGCGGAGCGGCAGGGAGAAGGAGGCGGCTGTGTCCAGGCTGAGGAGCCGCATGCGCCAGCTGGAGCAGGCGGCGCAGAGTGCCTGCAGGGATGCCCTCGAGAAGGACGCCCACGCCAAGAAGGAGCACAAGATGCTCCAGGAC CTTCTTCAGGAGTACGACTCGTTAAGAAAGGATCACGAGGGAGTTAag GACAATTTGGTGGTGACTGAGAATAAACTCTTTGATGCCAATGAAGAAATATCAGATCTGAAGAG GATCATCTCCAAACTGGAGGCCCAAGTTAAACAGCTGGAGCACGAGAACATGGCTAAAACTCGCCAGGCTCCCAAGAGCCACACTCAGCCTTCCGGAGCAGG TTTATTCCACCACCCTGATCTGCTGCTGTCACCAGGCCAAAGGCAACGTGATCTGGAATCTAGCAGGAAGAGCACTGGGCTTCCCAATAAGACAGCCATCCACTCAGAAGG ACGCGTCTCGCCCCCTGAAAGAGAGCGAGCTCAAGAGCAGACGGCCAGGAGGGACGTCCCACTGGCTCCGGTGATGAAGGCTCTGATTCAGATGGAGGACACTAAGGCCACGGAGGGCCGGGCCCTGGCAAAGAGCGCCA gGTTAGGAAGGAGGAGACCCACCGTTGCATTTGTAGACAACATAAGGGAGTCTTTTCTGGAGCAGGGGGCATCTGTGCTTCGGCCCCAGAGGAGCCTCTCTCCCGAGGGCCACCGCTCCTCGTCCCTGCCCCCCAGGACCCAGAGGGCAGGCCTTCCCTCCACACCCA caaagAGAGAAACCCTGATACAGCCCCTTTCAGCCAAGTCTAGTCCCAAGCGATGCCCGACGGAGAACGTCTCCACAGCTTTCGGTCGCCCCCTGCCCTGCCAGCAGCACCTCCATACCAG GTTCAGTTGGCACTTGGATAAGAGAGGTTCCAGCGCCGGTGCGAGACTGCGCTTCACGCCCACGGAGGGATCAGAAG CTAATGCACAGTCTGGCATGGGGTGGGCAGAGCCTACTGGAAGCAGTGACGTGGAGGAGCTGACCATGCCCCCCGGGCAGGAGGAGCAGACGGCTGCAGATGCGTCCCTACTTCCCCACGACCCCGGTGATGAGGCCAGCCTCTCCTATCACTCTCGCGTCCGCTCCCTGGCAGACGCTGAAAGGCTGTTTGACGAGCTCACGCAGGAGAAACAGCAG ATTGAGGCAGCACTGAGTCGAATACCGGCAGCTGGGGCCAGGGCCTCCTTGCAGACCAAGCTCGATGAG GTGACATTAGAGAACCGGCTGGAGAAGGTGAATCGGGATTTAGGACACATCCGCATGACTCTGAAACGATTCAACATTCTTCGTTCTTCTGTCAACATATAG
- the LOC113584510 gene encoding M-phase phosphoprotein 9 isoform X1 has translation MSTDDSISEDVSSSVALSHDQISANGGKESEASGVSSEDTVSGLAVPEEDRSGALQVRALEGFLQVAEGAELTHPLDIPARNISHKLRNLCLRTEEEFGSGRNLPFINPSSLETLRALVQEIQSSGETDPEVWKNCEGRWLQLFQLVEKQYQEQILAQQEQYQCQIQLIQDEIKALVQLQNRPNPTKAEPPGHVTNDSQRCVPGAGPTSSTVDPQENSDEGPVTVLSSGYGTLSAWEPTPEPGPPHVAEGRGGAPWLARQQGSSLARSPLAETSLQVRDAVLNISAPPTGTPQATASAVTSPPADEQRLNSQLLTSWAQRQKHRQKRTKVAQKRSPPTKRREDCRPDSSPKEHMASMDEPGCTGVYSKPVALKRSDSLVSEASGLTYWKLEESELYHPLPDSFESLSFFLMQEVSVNQPLADEARLSLSLKEIYQRKQKGDPKGQEWDSLITSDASSLQQVLPLDPTVPARPSERTSGFTSPSRFSSPSLTGRSRLCPAAGVGPVSPDSVAALPSGTDTDCVSNASSLSTQPGLERSPVSPIPCAPPTQLGNSEDEGSHTASVTLRPARLPRRERRPSGRGPDASTSLDDPVVLSLLRQNLREKHARHIADVRAYYEAEISTLREKLDLASLPLDVEKSNQILLERCEHLERALTEASVRIQELENRNRHLERQLADWPERYAAAGSAVRALQLHLKESERSGREKEAAVSRLRSRMRQLEQAAQSACRDALEKDAHAKKEHKMLQDLLQEYDSLRKDHEGVKDNLVVTENKLFDANEEISDLKRIISKLEAQVKQLEHENMAKTRQAPKSHTQPSGAGLFHHPDLLLSPGQRQRDLESSRKSTGLPNKTAIHSEGRVSPPERERAQEQTARRDVPLAPVMKALIQMEDTKATEGRALAKSARLGRRRPTVAFVDNIRESFLEQGASVLRPQRSLSPEGHRSSSLPPRTQRAGLPSTPTKRETLIQPLSAKSSPKRCPTENVSTAFGRPLPCQQHLHTRFSWHLDKRGSSAGARLRFTPTEGSEANAQSGMGWAEPTGSSDVEELTMPPGQEEQTAADASLLPHDPGDEASLSYHSRVRSLADAERLFDELTQEKQQIEAALSRIPAAGARASLQTKLDEVTLENRLEKVNRDLGHIRMTLKRFNILRSSVNI, from the exons ATGTCCACAGATGACAGCATCTCAGAGGACGTGTCCAGCTCCGTGGCTCTGAGCCACGATCAAATTAGTGCCAATGGCGGGAAGGAGAGTGAGGCATCTGGTGTGTCTTCAGAGGACACGGTGTCAGGCCTGGCTGTCCCCGAGGAGGACCGCTCTGGTGCCCTCCAAGTGCGGGCCCTGGAAGGCTTCCTCCAGGTCGCCGAAGGAGCTGAGCTAACCCATCCCTTGGACATACCAGCGCGCAACATTTCCCACAAACTAAG GAATCTATGTCTTCGTACTGAGGAGGAGTTTGGCTCAGGGAGGAACTTGCCCTTCATCAACCCCAGCTCTTTGGAGACCCTTCGTGCGCTGGTGCAGGAGATCCAGAGCAGCGGTGAGACCGACCCCGAGGTGTGGAAGAACTGTGAG GGCAGGTGGCTGCAGCTCTTTCAGCTGGTGGAAAAGCAATACCAAGAACAAATTCTTGCTCAGCAAGAACAGTACCAGTGCCAAATCCAG CTCATTCAGGATGAGATCAAAGCGTTGGTGCAGCTACAGAACCGGCCCAACCCCACCAAGGCAGAGCCTCCGGGGCACGTAACAAATGACAGCCAGAGGTGCGTGCCGGGGGCGGGACCCACATCTTCTACGGTCGACCCGCAGGAGAACTCCGATGAGGGGCCGGTGACAGTCCTGAGCAGCGGCTATGGGACGCTGTCAGCCTGGGAGCCCACGCCGGAGCCGGGACCGCCCCATGTggctgaggggagggggggCGCGCCGTGGCTCGCCAGACAGCAGGGCAGCAGTCTTGCACGTTCTCCTTTAGCTGAAACAAGCCTGCAGGTGCGGGATGCTGTCCTGAACATCTCCGCCCCTCCCACTGGCACACCTCAAGCGACTGCCTCTGCTGTGACTAGCCCCCCTGCTGATGAGCAGAGACTAAACAG TCAACTGCTGACCTCCTGGGCCCAGAGGCAGAAACACAGGCAAAAGAGAACCAAAGTGGCCCAAAAGCGTTCACCGCCGACgaagaggagagaggactgCAGGCCAGACAGCTCTCCAAAGGAGCACATGGCCAGCATGGATGAG CCTGGTTGCACTGGAGTGTATTCAAAACCCGTTGCTCTGAAGAGAAGTGACAGTCTCGTGTCTGAAGCCTCAG GTCTGACCTACTGGAAGTTGGAGGAGAGCGAGCTCTATCACCCTCTACCTGACAGCTTTGAaagtctttctttcttcctaatGCAGGAAGTGTCTGTGAACCAG CCTCTAGCAGATGAGGCcagactctctctgtctctaaagGAGATCTATCAGAGGAAGCAGAAGGGAGACCCCAAAGGCCAGGAGTGGGACTCCCTCATCACCTCTGATGCGTCCTCCCTTCAG CAGGTGCTGCCTCTGGACCCCACGGTGCCAGCGAGGCCGTCGGAGCGCACGTCGGGCTTCACGTCACCCTCCCGCTTCAGCAGTCCGTCTCTCACGGGCCGGTCCCGCCTCTGCCCCGCTGCCGGCGTCGGCCCCGTCAGCCCAGACTCTGTGGCAGCACTGCCCAGCGGCACCGACACCGACTGCGTGTCCAATGCTAGCAGTCTGTCCACCCAGCCCGGCCTCGAGCGGAGCCCGGTCTCTCCGATCCCTTGCGCCCCGCCAACCCAGCTGGGCAACAGCGAGGACGAAGGCAGCCACACGGCCTCGGTGACGCTGCGGCCGGCGCGGCTGCCCAGACGAGAGCGGCGCCCGAGCGGCAGGGGGCCAGACGCTTCCACCTCTCTGGATGACCCCGTGGTCCTCTCGCT GCTGAGGCAGAACCTGAGGGAGAAACACGCACGGCACATAGCAGACGTCCGCGCCTACTACGAGGCCGAGATCAGCACACTGAGAGAGAAGCTGGACCTGGCTAGTTTACCCCTGGATGTGGAGAAGAGCAACCAGATCTTGCTAGAGAG GTGTGAGCACCTGGAGAGAGCCCTCACAGAGGCCAGCGTGCGAATCCAGGAACTGGAGAACAGAAACCGGCACCTGGAGAGACAGCTG GCGGACTGGCCGGAGCGCTACGCCGCCGCTGGTTCGGCGGTGCGGGCCCTACAGCTTCACCTGAAGGAGAGCGAGCGGAGCGGCAGGGAGAAGGAGGCGGCTGTGTCCAGGCTGAGGAGCCGCATGCGCCAGCTGGAGCAGGCGGCGCAGAGTGCCTGCAGGGATGCCCTCGAGAAGGACGCCCACGCCAAGAAGGAGCACAAGATGCTCCAGGAC CTTCTTCAGGAGTACGACTCGTTAAGAAAGGATCACGAGGGAGTTAag GACAATTTGGTGGTGACTGAGAATAAACTCTTTGATGCCAATGAAGAAATATCAGATCTGAAGAG GATCATCTCCAAACTGGAGGCCCAAGTTAAACAGCTGGAGCACGAGAACATGGCTAAAACTCGCCAGGCTCCCAAGAGCCACACTCAGCCTTCCGGAGCAGG TTTATTCCACCACCCTGATCTGCTGCTGTCACCAGGCCAAAGGCAACGTGATCTGGAATCTAGCAGGAAGAGCACTGGGCTTCCCAATAAGACAGCCATCCACTCAGAAGG ACGCGTCTCGCCCCCTGAAAGAGAGCGAGCTCAAGAGCAGACGGCCAGGAGGGACGTCCCACTGGCTCCGGTGATGAAGGCTCTGATTCAGATGGAGGACACTAAGGCCACGGAGGGCCGGGCCCTGGCAAAGAGCGCCA gGTTAGGAAGGAGGAGACCCACCGTTGCATTTGTAGACAACATAAGGGAGTCTTTTCTGGAGCAGGGGGCATCTGTGCTTCGGCCCCAGAGGAGCCTCTCTCCCGAGGGCCACCGCTCCTCGTCCCTGCCCCCCAGGACCCAGAGGGCAGGCCTTCCCTCCACACCCA caaagAGAGAAACCCTGATACAGCCCCTTTCAGCCAAGTCTAGTCCCAAGCGATGCCCGACGGAGAACGTCTCCACAGCTTTCGGTCGCCCCCTGCCCTGCCAGCAGCACCTCCATACCAG GTTCAGTTGGCACTTGGATAAGAGAGGTTCCAGCGCCGGTGCGAGACTGCGCTTCACGCCCACGGAGGGATCAGAAG CTAATGCACAGTCTGGCATGGGGTGGGCAGAGCCTACTGGAAGCAGTGACGTGGAGGAGCTGACCATGCCCCCCGGGCAGGAGGAGCAGACGGCTGCAGATGCGTCCCTACTTCCCCACGACCCCGGTGATGAGGCCAGCCTCTCCTATCACTCTCGCGTCCGCTCCCTGGCAGACGCTGAAAGGCTGTTTGACGAGCTCACGCAGGAGAAACAGCAG ATTGAGGCAGCACTGAGTCGAATACCGGCAGCTGGGGCCAGGGCCTCCTTGCAGACCAAGCTCGATGAG GTGACATTAGAGAACCGGCTGGAGAAGGTGAATCGGGATTTAGGACACATCCGCATGACTCTGAAACGATTCAACATTCTTCGTTCTTCTGTCAACATATAG
- the LOC113584123 gene encoding cyclin-dependent kinase 2-associated protein 1, which produces MSYKPNPHQHIPGTSGNQGGNIPSPSSNISTVQSYRPIINDFGPPSLGFLQGPNGTQAPQSKYAELLAIIEELGKEIRPTYAGSKSAMERLKRGIIHARGLVRECLAETERNARS; this is translated from the exons ATGTCTTACAAACCTAACCCGCACCAGCACATCCCGGGAACTTCGGGGAACCAAG GTGGGAACattccttctccttcttcaaACATCTCAACAGTTCAGTCTTACAGACCAATAATAAATGATTTTGGGCCACCGTCATTGGGATTCTTACAG GGTCCAAATGGAACCCAGGCTCCTCAGAGCAAATACGCTGAACTTCTTGCCATCATCGAAGAGCTAGGGAAAGAAATTAGACCAACGTATGCTGGAAGTAAAAGTGCTATGGAACGACTCAAAAGAG GTATAATTCATGCAAGAGGCCTTGTACGAGAGTGTTtggcagaaacagaaagaaatgcaaGATCTTAG